The following are from one region of the Microtus pennsylvanicus isolate mMicPen1 chromosome 15, mMicPen1.hap1, whole genome shotgun sequence genome:
- the LOC142835722 gene encoding olfactory receptor 10G2, which yields MRRNRNMSLDTAVTDFILLGLAHPPNLRTFLFLVFFLIYILTQLGNLLILLTVWADPKLHARPMYILLGVLSFLDMWLSSVIVPRIILNFTPASKVIPFGGCVAQLYFFHFLGSTQCFLYTLMAYDRYLAICQPLRYPVLMNGKLCTILVAGAWIAGSIHGSIQASLTFRLPYCGPNQIDYFICDIPAVLRLACADTTVNELVTFVDIGVVAASCFMLILLSYANIVLAILKIRTADGRRRAFSTCGSHLTVVTIYYVPCIFIYLRAGSKSPLDGAVAVFYTVITPLLNPLIYTLRNQDMKSALKRLRAGRRNVGGEK from the coding sequence atgagaagaaacagaaacatgtcGCTAGACACTGCGGTGACAGATTTCATTCTCCTCGGCTTGGCTCACCCTCCAAACCTAAGAACCTTCCTCTTCCTGGTCTTCTTCCTCATTTACATCCTGACACAGCTGGGAAACCTGCTCATTCTGCTCACTGTGTGGGCTGACCCCAAGCTGCATGCCCGTCCTATGTACATTCTTCTAGGTGTGCTCTCATTCCTGGACATGTGGCTCTCCTCGGTCATTGTTCCTCGAATTATACTAAATTTCACTCCTGCCAGCAAGGTTATCCCATTTGGTGGCTGTGTAGCTCAACTGTATTTTTTCCACTTCCTAGGCAGTACTCAGTGCTTCCTCTACACTTTGATGGCCTATGACAGGTACCTGGCAATATGCCAACCTCTTCGCTACCCTGTGCTCATGAATGGAAAGTTATGCACCATCTTAGTGGCTGGAGCTTGGATAGCTGGCTCCATCCATGGGTCTATTCAAGCCAGCCTGACCTTCCGGTTGCCCTACTGTGGGCCCAATCAGATAGATTACTTCATCTGTGATATTCCTGCAGTGTTGAGACTGGCCTGTGCTGACACAACAGTCAATGAACTTGTGACCTTTGTGGACATTGGGGTAGTGGCCGCCAGTTGCTTCATGCTGATCCTGCTGTCCTACGCCAACATAGTTCTTGCCATCCTGAAGATACGCACTGCTGATGGGAGGCGTCGTGCCTTCTCCACGTGTGGCTCCCATCTCACAGTGGTCACGATCTACTATGTCCCCTGTATCTTCATCTACCTTCGAGCAGGCTCCAAGAGCCCCTTGGATGGAGCCGTTGCTGTGTTCTACACTGTTATCACTCCATTACTGAACCCCCTCATCTACACCCTGAGAAACCAGGACATGAAGTCTGCTCTGAAGAGGCtaagagcaggaagaaggaatGTGGGTGGAGAGAAGTAG
- the LOC142835725 gene encoding olfactory receptor 10G2-like yields the protein MRRNRNTSLDTAVTDFILLGLAHPPNLRTFLFLVFFLIYILTQLGNLLILLTVWADPKLHARPMYILLGVLSFLDMWLSSVIVPRIILNFTPASKVIPFGGCVAQLYFFHFLGSTQCFLYTLMAYDRYLAICQPLRYPVLMNGKLCTILVAGAWIAGSIHGSIQASLTFRLPYCGPKQVDYFFCDIPAVLRLACADTTVNELVTFVDIGVVAASCFMLILLSYANIVLAILKIRTADGRRRAFSTCGSHLTVVTVYYVPCIFIYLRAGSKSPLDGAVAVFYTVITPLLNPLIYTLRNQDMKSALKRLRAGRRNVGGEK from the coding sequence atgagaagaaacagaaacacgtCGCTAGACACTGCGGTGACAGATTTCATTCTCCTCGGCTTGGCTCACCCTCCAAACCTAAGAACCTTCCTCTTCCTGGTCTTCTTCCTCATTTACATCCTGACACAGCTGGGAAACCTGCTCATTCTGCTCACTGTGTGGGCTGACCCCAAGCTGCATGCCCGTCCTATGTACATTCTTCTAGGTGTGCTCTCATTCCTGGACATGTGGCTCTCCTCGGTCATTGTTCCTCGAATTATACTAAATTTCACTCCTGCCAGCAAGGTTATCCCATTTGGTGGCTGTGTAGCTCAACTGTATTTTTTCCACTTCCTAGGCAGTACTCAGTGCTTCCTCTACACTTTGATGGCCTATGACAGGTACCTGGCAATATGCCAACCTCTTCGCTACCCTGTGCTCATGAATGGAAAGTTATGCACCATCTTAGTGGCTGGAGCTTGGATAGCTGGCTCCATCCATGGGTCTATTCAAGCCAGCCTGACCTTCCGGTTGCCCTACTGCGGACCAAAGCAAGTGGATTATTTCTTTTGTGACATTCCTGCAGTGTTGAGACTGGCCTGTGCTGACACAACAGTCAATGAACTTGTGACCTTTGTGGACATTGGGGTAGTGGCTGCCAGTTGCTTCATGCTGATCCTGCTGTCCTACGCCAACATAGTTCTCGCCATCCTGAAGATACGCACTGCTGATGGGAGGCGTCGTGCCTTCTCCACGTGTGGCTCCCATCTCACAGTGGTCACGGTCTACTATGTCCCCTGTATCTTCATCTACCTTCGAGCAGGCTCCAAGAGCCCCTTGGATGGAGCCGTTGCTGTGTTCTACACTGTTATCACTCCATTACTGAACCCCCTCATCTACACCCTGAGAAACCAGGACATGAAGTCTGCTCTGAAGAGGCtaagagcaggaagaaggaatGTGGGTGGAGAGAAGTAG